In Naumovozyma castellii chromosome 1, complete genome, one DNA window encodes the following:
- the HOF1 gene encoding formin-binding protein HOF1 (ancestral locus Anc_2.591), producing MSYNFETCFWDKDDGGVNILLSHISAGIKSCDTMVHFFRQKCETEKDYTRRLGAINEKFSKDQIANPEFGNLSNLMDTLLEVEKVKAQAHAKQSEIIFRQVYSDVKVFAAELQARYTTVSGKIESLRLDKYNKKMGCGDLAKRLEKAEIRVRDLQLNQNNIIGSKRVEQNQRDLAKWESNKREFQNQLNILKQEYKASQKYWIQEWGELTIELQRMETARISFLQAKMQQYLQASMETCILEQSKMDLMISRLSGFTPSDDISKFSSEYGTGRLKKEKRNRKSFNTDFDKSQNSYSVGGLESVNSKRHSYIDNVRMFSSQLKQNSSITSDEINRKPRPVSVIDKIRLQKELPHPNITHSIPNDEHISEIYEPSNVSAPQTISDPYENDDSQAYPFPQVRKREATTKQDNSYYSEDKNDTVKTNIYSPRSTQATKQPASFGSDSSPSEYSSNSTDFTTHVKNRQSIDSMTTSVSSLASSIDDSQRFVKSWNSANRKRKSMSHIQLSSSQMENEEESRTGMMQNINNTEKDTQRNERPSMARAGSTGTIRRNHRSENLEKDSRHDLEIPNNTQKKVSVSGKRLPGKVLDNGIMVTLPIKTKNGETVIHYAKALFPLLETNAPGVAHFDQDDYVLITEVINDNWYRGEIYDNDRIAPEYSMGLIPFNFIEILS from the coding sequence ATGAGTTACAACTTCGAAACATGCTTCTGGGATAAGGATGACGGGGGTGTCAATATTTTGCTTTCACACATTTCTGCTGGGATAAAATCCTGTGACACAATGGTCCATTTCTTTAGACAGAAATGCGAAACTGAGAAAGATTATACAAGAAGACTGGGTGCCATTAATgagaaattttcaaaggaTCAGATTGCCAATCCTGAATTCGGGAACCTATCAAATTTGATGGACACTTTATTAGAGGTAGAGAAAGTGAAAGCACAAGCTCATGCGAAGCAGAGtgaaattatatttagACAAGTTTACAGTGACGTGAAGGTTTTCGCTGCTGAATTGCAAGCAAGATATACCACTGTCAGTGGGAAGATTGAAAGTTTAAGATTAGATAAATACAATAAAAAGATGGGATGTGGAGACCTTGCTAAACGTTTGGAAAAGGCTGAAATTCGTGTTCGTGATTTACAATTGAATCagaataatattattggtTCCAAAAGGGTAGAGCAAAATCAAAGAGATTTAGCAAAGTGGGAATCAAATAAACGTGAGTTTCAAAACCAATTAAACATTTTAAAACAGGAATATAAAGCCTCtcaaaaatattggatCCAAGAATGGGGGGAATTAACGATTGAACTTCAAAGAATGGAAACTGCTagaatttccttcttacAGGCAAAGATGCAACAGTATCTACAAGCATCAATGGAAACATGTATTTTAGAGCAATCAAAAATGGATCTAATGATTAGTCGTTTAAGTGGGTTTACACCAAGTGATGatatttctaaattttcCAGCGAATATGGAACTGGGCGTctaaagaaggaaaaacGAAATAGAAAGTCTTTTAACACTGATTTCGATAAAAGTCAAAATTCCTATTCTGTTGGGGGTCTTGAATCTGTCAATTCTAAAAGGCACTCTTATATTGATAATGTAAGAATGTTTTCATCACAGTTGAAACAAAACAGTTCCATAACTtcagatgaaattaatagGAAACCAAGACCCGTTTCCGTTATTGACAAGATACGGTTACAAAAGGAATTACCCCATCCAAATATAACTCATTCTATTCCTAATGATGAACATATTTCAGAAATATATGAACCTTCCAACGTTTCTGCACCACAAACAATTTCAGATCCCTATGAGAATGACGACTCACAAGCCTACCCATTTCCACAAGTACGAAAAAGAGAGGCCACCACCAAACAAGACAATTCTTATTACTCAGAAGATAAGAATGATACTGTaaaaacaaatatatatagcCCCAGAAGTACACAAGCGACTAAACAACCTGCTTCCTTTGGATCTGACTCTTCCCCCTCTGAATattcttctaattcaaCTGATTTTACCACGCACGTTAAAAATCGTCAAAGTATTGACTCCATGACTACGTCTGTTAGCTCATTGGCGTCAAGTATTGACGACTCACAAAGGTTTGTgaaatcttggaattcAGCaaacagaaaaagaaaatcaatGAGTCATATTCAATTATCAAGTTCTCAAATGGAGAACGAAGAAGAATCTAGAACGGGGATGATGCAGAATATAAACAATACAGAAAAGGACACTCAACGTAATGAACGTCCGTCAATGGCAAGAGCGGGAAGCACGGGTACTATTCGAAGGAATCATAGATCCGAAAACTTAGAAAAGGATTCACGTCATGATTTGGAGATACCGAACAACACTCAAAAGAAAGTCTCGGTATCAGGAAAACGTCTTCCAGGGAAAGTGTTGGATAATGGGATTATGGTAACTTTACCgataaaaacaaaaaatggaGAAACTGTTATACATTATGCCAAAGCATTATTCCCACTTTTAGAGACAAATGCCCCTGGTGTTGCTCACTTTGATCAAGATGATTATGTATTAATCACAGAGGttattaatgataattGGTATAGGGGAGAG